The DNA segment AACCAACAATGGCTGCTGCTACAGTTGTTCCAGTAGCATACCAACAGGGAAGCCCAGCTGCACCTGAATGGCTGAACAAAGGCGACAATGCATGGCAAATGATCTCTGCAACATTAGTCGGCATGCAAGGCATGCCAGGGTTAGTGATCCTTTATGCTGGCCTCGTCAAGAAGAAATGGGCTCTTAACTCAGCATTTATGGCACTCTATGCCTTTGCCGCTGTCATGCCTTGCTGGGTCCTTTGGGCTTACAAAATGTCCTTTGGTCATCAGCTCCTTCCATTTTGGGGCAAAGCTGGCCTTGCAGTCTCTCAAGACTTCTTGATTCCTCAAACTATTCTCCCATCAACGGATTACAAAAATGTTTCTGCAGCTCAACCACTGTATCCCACATCTACCATGGTCTTCTTCCAGTTTGCTTTTGCAGCCGTGACAGTTATACTCCTTGCTGGATCAGTTTTAGGCCGGATGAGCATCAAAGCTTGGATGGTCTTTGTACCACTATGGATCACCTTCTCCTACAGCGTTGGAGCCTTCAGCATATGGGGCGGAGGCTTCCTCTTCCAATGGGGTATCATGGATTATTCAGGCGGTTATGTTGTCCATCTAGCTTCTGGTGCAGCAGGATTCACAGCAGCTTATTGGGTAAGCACCTATATATTCGCCTTTCCTGTCCATGCACTTGGAATTTTTCAACATTTGATGACACAAGTCAACTTGCTTTATTTCTCTTGTAGGTTGGACCAAGACTAAAGGAAGACCGGGAAAACTTCGCACCAAATAATCTCTTATTAGCATTGGCTGGCGCTGGTATTCTTTGGATGGGCTGGACCGGTTTCAATGGCGGAGATCCTTTCACTGCCAATGTAGACTCGTCCTTAGCGGTTCTCAATACTCATATCTGTGCAGCGACAAGTCTCCTTGCATGGACCTGTTGGGATGTCCTCTTCTTCAAAAAACCCTCTGTGATTGGTGCCATTCAGGGAATGATAACTGGGTTGGTGTGTATTACTCCTGCTGCAGGTAAGACCCTTCAATTCGAAAAGCCAACTTTTTAAACTTCTCAATACAAAGCTTTCTTCATTTCCCAAAATTTTCCCCCACAGGTCTTGTTCAAGGATGGGCAGCACTAGTAATGGGTTTAGCATCAGGAAGCATCCCCTGGTACACCATGATGTGCTTGAGCAAGAAGTTGCCCTTGCTGCAGAAGGTTGATGATACCCTGGGTGTATTACACACTCATGCTGTTGCCGGAACCTTAGGTGGGGCTCTGACAGGGCTCTTTGCACATCCATACCTCAGTGGGTTGTTCTTGGTAGTCCCTAATTCGAAAGGGGCATTCTATGGTACTCGAGGTGGAATTCAATTTCTAAAGCAATTAGCAGGAGCAGGTTTTGTCATAGGGTGGAACGTATTAGTTACATCCATCATTCTTTGTGTGATAAAATTGTTGATACCCCTGCGGATGACTGATGAAGAGCTAAAAGTTGGCGATGATGCTGCTCATGGAGAACAAGCGTATGCTTTAGCTGGACAAGGACAAAAGGAAAATTCTACAATGATAAGTGGAAACCATGATTCTGTGGAGCTCCAATACCCCTATGTTTAATTTAAGATGGAAATAGTATGCAAATAGCCATTGGCTATTGCATAAAAATAAGAATTGATTCAAAAGTGTATACTAATAGATCTTCAAGCTCTTAAAGATGTAAGATCTCCCGCCAAcaggagaaaaaaagaaaaaaggcaaTATAAATGAGACATTATGCCATAAAAATGAGTTCTGCATTCTGAAATTATATATTCGACACTTAGTTCTGGAGGCTAAAATAGTCAAGAAGGTTCCTAATAAAACCTTTCCCAATCCTGATTAATTCTTGTTGAAGATGAGACTGAGGGTGGAGATGGACTCGAGCTTCCTAATCCAGAGTCAAAGGTCTCCCACTCAGTTGTCACTGACACAGCATTGCTGCTACTGCTAGTGCTAAATGGCTTCGAATTACTAGCCTTTAGGTTGTCCAGCAGATCATGGTAGTTCTGGACACAGTGTAACTGTTCATGGAAgcaaatttgttaaaggcaacaGCATTTGATGACAATGTAAATAATTCTCAGCTTGAATATTGAAATTCAGAATTTTTCAAGTTAAAACCTATTTATAAGAAAGAATACAAATTAGCACGCACAGTCTGCTACTTGCAGAAATTCCTTTTTCAATCATGAAGCAGGATATGATGCAAACAAATAAAGGTCAAGAAGCTTCATGGCAGgatttttttattactttttatttttcttttttaagggAACAGGTGGGGGAAGATGGGATAAATGAGATCATCATCTATGAAGGAATGAGAAGAAAGCCTAAAGAAGTAATAACCAAGCATGCAACATGTAAATGAATAGACCTATACCATGAAAAATGCATTAATGCAAGACAAATAAAAATGCAAATCAGTAAAAAGCAATGATTTTCAAGTCACAAGGGTGGAAGATAATATCTTTTATGCtttcaaaattcaaagttcaaCCCAATTAAATTCAGGCTTCTGGGTTTTTAACTTGCCAAGTAAAAAGAGGTAAGGTGGTTTTCTAGCTCTATACACAAGCCCCAAAAGAGAAAATTACAGCTTGTGTTATCAGTACAAGTATCACATTTAACAATAAATGGTCAAGTCAAATCATGTAAGACCTAGGAAAAGAAAAAGTTAgaacaaaagaagaagaaaaataccCATATTCAGCCAGGAAATGCTAAATACAAGTAAAATGAGGTTTCTCAGCACATGGAATGGCTTTTACATTGGGCAATTCTCACAAGATCTTACAAATCCTCAATCTGAAGACTTGAAAACCTTAATTACTACaacaaattaaaattcaaaaacaATTATACTGAGCATGCCCAACTAATCGCTAGCCCATTTTCTTCCTAATTTGCTCCATTTCCCTCAAACTTGTCTGCACAGTCATCTTAACATTTGCCAACCACATTTTTCTAAGTATAAGACTTCGATCTCAAATACTGGAGATACAAGCCATACTTGTAAGAACTTTTCAGTTGAAACTCATAAGCTAGATTATTTGGAGGATAATGTGGTGAATAAACTTGATCAAATGCAACATTGCACATAATACTAACCTCAGCCTTCTGCTATACCTTGGGTTCTCCTTCAGCCTGAATAGTGTCCAATTTCAGCAATTGCCTCATCAGAAACTCTGATGACACAGAAAATTCCTCCTCCACAGTCTGGCCCCCACCCTTCACAGCCACCACTAAGGCAGAAacctaaaaaaaatgaaaattttagtaaGATTTCACACAGAAGGCATCCATGATTAATTAGCCACTGGAGCAAACATAGACCTACTCTTTCTACAAGCTTATTGACCTCTTCTCTGACTTCAGCAATAGCTTGAAATGCTTTTGACATTTCTTCTCTTCCTTCATCTCCACAGGCTTCTCCTCTTCGCTTACCATGCTTTCCAAAACCAAAAATCTTCTACTTATCCTTCACACCTGCCTAATGCAAATATTCCCTTGTCCCCTAAACAAAATCTTTTGCCGTTTAGGCTCCAGACCCCTTTTTTGATTCAATAACTTCTTTCATATATCCTGAAATAGAAAAGCAATTAATGACAAAATCCAATGGCGTCAACAGGTAGAAAGAAAGCCTATTTTACACTCAAGATTAGATCATTAAAGGAATAATCTTGTAATATTTTCTAATCCAGAAAATTAGAACTTCAAGGATGACATTTACAAAAATTTCTAACCATGAGAAGTTGTTTCCATTAAACAAGGAAAAAGTCATTCGAAGATAATAAAGCAGAAACAATTTCAAagagtacaaaaaaaaaaaaaagattagacTCGAGTTCAACATGAATGCAATTAAGCCAAAATTTGCTAAAGGGAAAAATAACCTCAAGAAAGTTCTGTTCATTCAAGGATGCAAAGCATTTAGTTCAAAAAAATGGGAAAGTTAAAAGTCtagcaattaaaaatgaataaactcgaaagaatttcactttaataacttacaaaaaaaataaataaaaaaaaacaaaaacacttTTCATGGGGTAGAACATGAAGGAAACCCACTTGAAAACCCCCTAATTTTACACAAGAATCAAACAACAAGAAATCCAGTAAACCAAATCTTCCAGAAGAGAGGtcaagataaaaaaaaatgtagaaaatagaaaatttaaaaataaaaatagggaATTACTGAAAGTAGATTGAGCGGGTACATGCTGGGAGGGACCATGAGAGACGTTGATCTTGATCAAGGGCCCAAGCATCATCAGAAGAAGCAGACTCTCTTCTCAGGACGAGTATGCCACATGGCCTGACCTCCAAAACTTCAATCAAGGAATACGAATTCTTCATCTGGATCTGGAGTTGGAGTTGATTACTGGATGAAATTGTAGACTGCTTTTACATTGCCTTGTTGCTTACTAATATCAAATGCTAGGGAAACTGGGGATTGCTGGTTGCAACAACGACCCCTGTATCTTTTTTGTCATATTTTCTAGTGATAATTTTtctcctttattttattttttattttttattttttatttctacaCAAACTGTATTTGACTACCTCTTTTCACTACAAAAATGGCCAACTAAACTATCCTACTCTAacatttccatttttttttcttttttttttctagtgataatatttttttaaaaaaattataactttAATGTCATGCAAAAATGTATAAATTGAAGTTTGATTACGAAGGATGCTAACGTAATATATGCTTATAATTTAGTATAGTTATACAGTTGGGTAAAGATTTAGATTTCTTCAAGTCTTAATAAACGAATTTCCTATTCAGTTAGTACCAAATACAACATGAAGTACGAATTCTGCCGAAAAGAATTTGGCTGCATCGCTCCAAGCAGAGATGCACAACCTCAGCCCAGCACGCCTCGCCAACCAAACTTACACCCAAGGTTTTTTCGGTAAACATCACACAAGCGGTTTAATTTTATGAGTGTTTTTAACAAAAGAAATCTctgaattttataaataaaattattttatcttattatttttatttaaaaaaattgcaTGAAACTCAATCCTACTAAATtatcatcaaatccttcaattttttttttcttatcaaatattactaattacataattttatttataaaataattaataaattaaattaaaaatatttaattttattttagttataataatttataaaaataaattaaaatttaataaattttataaaataaattaaaatttaataattttttataaaaatactagTAAAATTAAATCATCATCCTAGGTAATAATTACATAATTCTTTTATATctaagaaaaataaaaggaaaaagaaaacctACTGAATTTCATTGGTTCACCACAATCGTCAATACAAATCCAGGCAGGATGAACATCGACACAAATACATAATTGCATATATCAATTAGCAACTAATAATATTAAAAACATTTCCAAAACTTtgaaatttcaagtttgaatggcACACTTCATAGGGAAACACCTTCCTCATTGTGCAGCACATTCAGACCAATGAAGTGGTACACTCATGGAACAAGAGCCTAAACCTGAGACAATTCCCAAAGTAACGCCGACACAGCTGCAAACcagttttatataaaaaaaaaaattattaaatagatttaaaaatttgtacatgataaaaatataataaatatttataaaattctaAATCTTAAgctacttaaaaataaattaaaaagttctaatctaaatagaaaatatatttaaagacttaaattaaatagaagtaatattttaaatttctaaataaattaaaaaatataaataaaacttatttaagaaaataaaaaattcatttaTAATCAGAAATCTttgcaaaatataaaaattataaattttcgagTCTAATATTGATTCACGCAACACATCCACGGTACAACAAATCCGTTCACAATACAAACTGTCAAATTTGGGAAACCCTAGCACAAAAAGTGCAATCATGTGCTAGTCATATTTTCCAacaaagttagtaattatttccATGAATCTAAAAGTTCAGCCAAAAATGATCTCTGAAGTCTCTAATCACAATTTCATAAAACAAATCTAAGCTAAAGATAATAATACAAGATTAAGTACAGGACAATCAACTACATTAACATGGAATAAACTTGAAGTATCAAACTGAAAAAGACAATTCTAATGCAGAAAAGCTTGTAGAGAACACTGCCATATTTACATGATGGCCTCAAATAAATATCTAAATTTAAAACATCAAGCTTTTGACCTTGCGGCAGGAGGTTTCCATTTCCCTAATCTCTCCTACTATGCTTCCTGTTTCTTTCATCTCTATCATTTCTACTTCGCTTCCTGCTTCTTTCATCCCTATCACCTCTACTCCTGCTTCTTTCATCCCCATCACTTCTACTCCGCTTCACGTGTCTTTCATCCTCATCAGAACTTGATGAATCTGACTCTGATTCAGACTCCGAACCACCAGACCCTGATTCATCATCTGATTCAGATTCTGACTCAGATTCTGAGACAGGTTTTTGCTGTTGCATGATAAGCCTTGGCATATTCTTCAAGTATTCGCGCAAATTTTCGGTGATGCCACCAAGCCCGATGGATGTGAAGAAATTGATGGAAAAGCGTGTATTCTTTGGATTATCTCTAGGGAAAATAGATTCAAATGAGTCTTGCATGGCAGGATCTGTAAGGCGCTCATTCAATGTGCGGATTCCCAGATGCTCTGACAACTCCTGCACCAGATAATATAAAGTTGAACTCAACAAGTTATCAAAAGACTGATAAAAAACTATCAAGTTTAAAGTAAATTTTCTTTAAGTTAGTTCGGTCCTCCATAACTTGTTCTAGGAGAAAAATGATGCATAACATAAAAACATTTACATTATTATTGCTTTTATTTTTCTCTATCCATTGGATGCTTGGTTATAATGCTTAAAATGGTTATGTTATAATCAGTTAGCAACGACTGAGATCATAGAATTAGATTCTCATCTACAGGATCTGATTTAGCAAGGCATATCACAATATAGCATGATATTAAAAAGAAATATGGGAGGACACCATTTCAAATTGGCATCTATTTTCTCACGCCATTTAGCATCAATGCACACAGAGCTAAACTAAAATAATCATTTTGAAGTTAGAGATACAGATGACACTTTTTAACATGTAAAGCCAACATCATATCCTTGGGGAATCTCTGTGGATCAATGGTTGGGAAGATTTAATTCCACACCTGAGAGTCGCCCAATAATGCTTCATCGTTGTTTACAATACCTCCAAATAGATATCGTTTTGATTTCTCTCCTTAAAGTTATCTAATGCTATTTATTAGTTTTCATGAACTACTTGTTGCAAATGATGTTGTTAATCAAAAGTCTCTTTCTGCATAAGAGCTGTGTGTAACATTTGGATATCAAGAAAAGGCAGAAAAAAATGAACTTATCCAAGCCCAAATGGCCTGTTAACCATCTCTTGTTCATATACTAGAGAAGGGAGGGTGTCATGCATGTGCTTCTTATCCCATATTTTCTTTCAAACAGTTGTTATTATCATAAGGAACCATTTTCAGGAGGCTTGGAACAGTTTCAtgagatctttttttttttccaatctaAATTTAAATACAGTAAATCTATATTTGCAGCTTAACTTTAACCCCTAAAAATTAAATGCCCTAAATCCtgagaaattaaataaaacaatATATTCAAGGCAACCACATTGGAGATACATCTTCATCAGAGTTTCTATAATTTAAACAGTATAACTAGGCCCCTCTATGTGTAGACTGCTTTCTGGTTTACCATTGGGGTTTTATATTCTAACCTCTTCAAGACCATTTTGTATTTTAAGTTCTCTCTATTCCTATGTCCACAAAcacatctctctctctcattcACTCACTTCACTTATTTTTCTCTATGCTACACTTGTACTTCTATCCTATGTTTTACTTTCCAACAAACATATTTCCCATATCCCACTTTTAACATATATGCCTATTTGTTGCCATTTGGgagtatttaataagattctaaactaaaaaaaaaaatgccaGATAATGGAGGAGGAatgttttagtacctatttttaaaaataaaggagatatacagagttgttcaaactataggggaattaaactcatgagctatattatgaagttgtgggagagagttgtggaacatcgactacgtcatgacacttccatatctcccaatcaatttggcttcatgcatggtcgttcaactatggaagcaatctttctcattagaagcttgatggagaaatatagaaatgtgaagaaagatctatacatgatttttatcgatttgaAGAAGGCTTAAGATAGTGTTCCAAGAAATGTCTTACAGAGAGTGTTAAAACAAaatagggtatctattaggtacatacaagtgttgaaagatatgtatgaaggagcaactactattgtgcgcacagtggaaaggaacacaagagattttcctatcttagTTCGATTACACCAAGATTTAGCTGTAAGCCCgtacctttttatattagttttagatgaattgacgaaacatatataaaagagtatcccttggtgcatgatatttgcagATGATACAGTTCTGATTGATGAAACGCGATGAGTCAATAAAAAGCTAGAACTTTGTAAAAGTACTTTAGAGTCAAAAGGCTTTAAGTTAAGCAGAACAAAaacaaaatacatgcattgcaagttcagtgaaggccgaactggtaatagggaagaagttagtttggatggagtggtactgctccaaagtaatcactttaaatatctcggctcaatccttcaagtagattggGGCTGTGAGAAGGATGTTAATCATAGGATTAaaaccggatggttgaagtggagacgtgccacaggagttttatgtgatcgcaagattcccaataagttgaaaggaaaactttaccgtacagccatacgaccggccatgttatatggtaatgAGTGTTGAGCATTGAAggagtcatatgtgtctaagataagagttgtggagacaagaatgttaaggtggatgagtggccatactagactagataaagtccgtaatgagagtattatagAAAAGATagaattgaggataagttgagagaagggagattgagatggtttggtcatgtgaagcgtagacatacggaggctccagtcagacaagtagagcacactaGGTTAGAggctagaaagaaaagaaggggtagacctaaactgacatggaggagagtagtacaacataacctagaagcattacacatttccgaggatttaacccaaaatcgtttagagtggagaaagagaatccatatagccgaccccaaatttttgggataaaagtttagtttagttgagttgagttgttgcCATTTGGGCTACAAGATTATAATCTCATAGACAAGTTGGGAAGAGACTAATGTGGTGAAGACTCACACAATAATCCATCTAAAAATGACAAGCTTGATAAGTAACATCAAACATTTATCCATTCTAAAACATAATAAAAGTAGAAATAGATGTAATGCCAGAATATGCCTCTTCAATTACCTGGAAGAGAATCTTGATAAATATACGAGAAGAGGAAGTGGTGTCCTCTTCAGTTAACCGTATATAGGCCAATACATGCCAAGGCAGGGCATCAGTACCAAGTAAATGGGCAAAAAACTTTGCCACATTACGTAACTTATTTGTTTCTAGCCGATGAATCATGGAATATTGTTGAACAAAgcatttctcaaaattttcttggtAGACTTTGTTGATCATGCAAAATCGCTGCCCCAAAAGACCATAGTACCGGAGATAAGTTCTCTCCTGACTGCAACATTCCAAAAGCATGATGCATAATTCCATCTACAGACAACAAGCGAAGTACATGTTCAGtcaccaagaaaaaaaaaataaaaacataacaTCACAGCAAAGCTAAATGACACATCAGAATTTAATCATCCAGAAAAGGATATGCTTCAACACATAACACATAAAACAATTAAGAAGAAGCAGAAGAagttgaagaagaagaaccatGCAGGAAAATGGAGAAGAAAATGCAAAATTCTACACAAGTTGATTGATATAGAAAGTGCTATCTACCTACAGCGGGAAAAGGTAAATTTGCCATGGAGAACCATTTGGTAAATTTGTTGTCCTCCAAAAACTGCATTATTTGTTCATTAAGCTACTAGAGGAAGAATTTTTGACGCTCAGCACTCTTCATAAGCAAGTGCATAGGTCAACAAATGTTATTCAGACCAAATTGCAGAAGAATAAGTGCATTTATCAAGGTGTAGTTAGGCTCTATGTATTTGGGTATTATCTTACTTCTTATTGTAGGAATTTATTAAGTTGCTGTGAGGTCAATCCAAACAGACTTTTGGGGCTGGAGGGGTACACACTCTTGTACAGGAAAAAAATGTTAGGTTAATTAAATCCCTCAAGCTAGTTTTAGGAATTTGTGCGTGGAAAGGAATAGAAGAGCTTTTGAGACAGAAGAGCCATCTTTCTCAGAAATAAAGATAAAGAACAAAATATGTTTATTTTTGGTTTAGTAGCTAAAGAACAAAATATGTTTATTTTTGGTTTAGTAGCTAGCAATTTGAGAAAATACTAGTTATCAAACtttcttctttatttatttttctagcaGGTGATTGACATACTATACACTGACAGGCACACCCCCTCATTACCCTTCAATATTATTCTTTCTCTTTAGCCTATGTAGCACGGAAACAAAAATGCTGAAACATGGAAATGTAGAAACGGACATGggaaacaatattttcaaaaaaatatatataggaACTGAAACATGGGGGGAACATTTAACTATTAAAAATATAGGGAGCATTACCTAGTTTGTAGTTCGCTTTGGTTTGCGGGGCAGGTATGGGTATAAGATATGGTACTTTCCTAGGTACATGTACATAGGGGGTAGGCTTAGTTGGAACACTACTTAGGGCTACAGTATGGTAGATTACATTGATTCAGATTGTTAAATTAAAGCATgcagatatatatatatcaatttgagTAGCATGAACAAATAACTTGCTAAATTAACTTGAAATTCTGTtcctttaaaattattaaattcaaaatGAATACGATTCAATATTAAGCTCCTAATGGACCATATGACTTCCTTAGATATAATAATTCTACTGCAGTAGATGCAGAGAGAGTCAAAATTGCTTACCTCCTGTCCTGGCTCAAGTTTAATTTTCAGTAACTTGTGGCCAGCCTCCTCAAAATCTACACTGGACATGATAGTTAGATAAATTGTCCTCCGAAGATTTACAAGATTAGTTTCAGTCTCATCTTTTATTTGCATCTGTTGTTCGTCGTCGtcgtcctcctcctcctcctcatcctCATCCTCATCCTCATCCTCATCCTCATCACCTGAATCTGCATCAGAACCTTCTTCATCCTCAGACTCCTCACCAAGGATATTTTTCCTCAATTCTTCATAGCGCTTCTCATTTTCAAGGAAATTAGGATCTGGCTTGAAAATATCTgaaccccccaaaaaaaaaaattacagccATATACAGGGTAAGTAATCAAACTGGTAAGCAAAAGTTAATGTTCTAAAACATACCAAGGCTGATCTCAGGATCTATGTTCTCCTGGAGTGATATCTCATGCGTTAACTGGTCTTCCTGCTCCACAAGGTCCAACTCTGGACGGACAGCAGGGTACCCCTGCAGATACATACGTTCATAAGAGCAGTTTAGGCCATTGCACGCCTTATAAAAAACATCATACAAACAATCAACGAAGGCAGAAGACTGCACCTGAAATTTGGCTTTTCTAATTGCAAAAAGGCCTTCAATCAAAAACTGCACCCGCTTGTCAATCTCTCCTTCATGAAGAATTCCACGAAATCGCTCAAAAGCTCCTGCAAAAATACGAGCCACAAACACCACATATCAAATAACAGCACAAAAACAGAAAGGAATAGCTTAAAACCAACTGCACATTTCCTAATTTAACATGACATTGATTGCAACTCCATTGAATATAGAAAACAAAAAGTTTGAAGGCACCAAATTGAAAATTACACAACAAAGCCACCAAAGTGTTATTCTTAATATtccaaaaaaaaaggaaaaagaaaaacccATGTTCCTACTTGCGCATGCAGTGTCTAATTTTCAGTTGACAAGCAACCAATTACCAGTATCACACAATTAATAACCAGTCCACACCTCCACCACCGAAAAAGCCACTAGCTAACATGAAACTTTCATGACCATGAGTAAAAGCACTTCTCCCTTTCAGACATACAATCATACAAAGGTTTTTTCAAAAGATAAAATACTGCAACCCTATCTTTGTTAGTAACCATGCTATTATTCATGTTACACCAGTTCAGTGTCATGCCATTATATCAATTCACTATTGCAAGCATAATATTTAATTACTCATAGTTTTTTACTGAAGTAGTGAATCTCTATTCCCAACCTAACTCTGACTACGCATTATAACATGGCTTCAAAagacattcacaatc comes from the Hevea brasiliensis isolate MT/VB/25A 57/8 chromosome 5, ASM3005281v1, whole genome shotgun sequence genome and includes:
- the LOC110667255 gene encoding ammonium transporter 3 member 1; this translates as MAAATVVPVAYQQGSPAAPEWLNKGDNAWQMISATLVGMQGMPGLVILYAGLVKKKWALNSAFMALYAFAAVMPCWVLWAYKMSFGHQLLPFWGKAGLAVSQDFLIPQTILPSTDYKNVSAAQPLYPTSTMVFFQFAFAAVTVILLAGSVLGRMSIKAWMVFVPLWITFSYSVGAFSIWGGGFLFQWGIMDYSGGYVVHLASGAAGFTAAYWVGPRLKEDRENFAPNNLLLALAGAGILWMGWTGFNGGDPFTANVDSSLAVLNTHICAATSLLAWTCWDVLFFKKPSVIGAIQGMITGLVCITPAAGLVQGWAALVMGLASGSIPWYTMMCLSKKLPLLQKVDDTLGVLHTHAVAGTLGGALTGLFAHPYLSGLFLVVPNSKGAFYGTRGGIQFLKQLAGAGFVIGWNVLVTSIILCVIKLLIPLRMTDEELKVGDDAAHGEQAYALAGQGQKENSTMISGNHDSVELQYPYV
- the LOC110667254 gene encoding uncharacterized protein LOC110667254, which codes for MARKYSDSSDDERSRYRRRERRSDSRHGDDNDKDGGRIGEQEGRDREEKRGREVRERRSSRVSSDEEGELVERERDERERERNIDRRDRVKEYNQSSDEGDYRERRDRHERERNRRHENVHIRGEAEDRSRDLQWKSERERDRIDEDRRRRHRNRDDGENGRRKEKDEVRGDGERGKLVEDSKPVKTTIGEGNLNADASNLGRSGGVYIPPFKLARMMKEIQDKSSVEYQRLTWDALRKSINGLVNKVNATNIKNIIPELFSENLIRGRGLFCRSCMKSQMASPGFTDVFAALVAVVNTKFPEVGELLLRRIVLQLKRAYKRNDKPQLLAAVKFIAHLVNQQVAHEIIALELLAVLLENPTDDSVEVAVGFVTECGSILQDVSPKGLDGAFERFRGILHEGEIDKRVQFLIEGLFAIRKAKFQGYPAVRPELDLVEQEDQLTHEISLQENIDPEISLDIFKPDPNFLENEKRYEELRKNILGEESEDEEGSDADSGDEDEDEDEDEDEEEEEDDDDEQQMQIKDETETNLVNLRRTIYLTIMSSVDFEEAGHKLLKIKLEPGQEMELCIMLLECCSQERTYLRYYGLLGQRFCMINKVYQENFEKCFVQQYSMIHRLETNKLRNVAKFFAHLLGTDALPWHVLAYIRLTEEDTTSSSRIFIKILFQELSEHLGIRTLNERLTDPAMQDSFESIFPRDNPKNTRFSINFFTSIGLGGITENLREYLKNMPRLIMQQQKPVSESESESESDDESGSGGSESESESDSSSSDEDERHVKRSRSDGDERSRSRGDRDERSRKRSRNDRDERNRKHSRRD